Proteins co-encoded in one Calderihabitans maritimus genomic window:
- a CDS encoding DUF2007 domain-containing protein has translation MFCPKCKYEYVEGVKECPDCQVALVEELPPEPELEYVDLVTVLKSENPAVIMIAKSILEGAGIRYFAKGERLQDLFALGRFGSGFNPLLGPVEIRVSRDDKEMAEELLKDLK, from the coding sequence GTGTTTTGCCCCAAATGCAAGTATGAATATGTAGAGGGAGTTAAAGAATGTCCTGATTGCCAAGTTGCCTTGGTAGAAGAACTACCACCGGAGCCGGAGTTAGAGTATGTAGATCTGGTTACCGTCTTAAAATCAGAAAATCCGGCCGTCATTATGATTGCCAAGTCCATTTTAGAGGGCGCTGGAATTCGATATTTTGCAAAAGGTGAAAGATTACAGGACCTGTTTGCATTGGGCCGTTTTGGGTCGGGATTTAACCCGCTACTTGGACCTGTTGAAATCCGGGTTAGCCGGGACGATAAAGAAATGGCAGAAGAGCTACTAAAAGACTTGAAGTAG
- a CDS encoding HutP family protein — MPDYGSKKIAAVAIRMALSESRQEENELKAHFHQMGIKTAAVDYGGEFISSVNKIVERAVVAAKREGVIRETHTDEGAIAGATREALSQIMPKALGLNVGGKIGIARQKDHVSVAVFFGIGLLHLDEVAIGLGHRAVP; from the coding sequence ATGCCCGACTACGGGAGTAAAAAGATAGCAGCCGTAGCTATAAGGATGGCTCTGTCTGAAAGCCGGCAGGAAGAGAATGAACTCAAGGCTCATTTTCACCAAATGGGCATTAAGACGGCTGCGGTGGATTACGGCGGTGAATTTATAAGCTCGGTAAACAAGATTGTGGAAAGAGCGGTAGTAGCCGCTAAAAGGGAAGGTGTGATCAGGGAAACCCACACCGATGAAGGAGCGATTGCCGGCGCAACGCGGGAAGCACTATCGCAGATTATGCCTAAGGCCTTGGGATTAAACGTGGGAGGCAAGATCGGTATTGCCCGGCAGAAAGATCATGTCAGCGTGGCGGTTTTCTTTGGAATTGGACTGCTGCATCTGGATGAGGTAGCCATCGGTCTGGGCCATCGTGCCGTTCCGTAA
- the phnD gene encoding phosphate/phosphite/phosphonate ABC transporter substrate-binding protein, whose protein sequence is MFALFTNYRVLNIVHRILLPVVLLSLVFFFAAGCSGQAQETKLRVGLIPNQSPDKVKAQYEPFRKYLSEKLNMPVELFVAVDYTAVVEAMASGKLDVAYFGGLTYVQAKQRAEIYPSVTEIDRYSHTTKYHSLIIAPANSPVETVADLKGKTFAFGDINSTSGSLYPRIMLDRAGIKVPEDLKQVIYTGGHDATALAVQNQTVDAGGVEDRIFYTLVEQGVIDPDKVKIIARSDPIEGYPWVVRVGLDKDLVERITQAFLDMDDPELLKLMRAEGYARVSDADYLYIEEEAQRLGLLRK, encoded by the coding sequence TTGTTTGCATTATTTACTAATTACCGGGTTTTAAATATTGTTCACAGAATACTCCTTCCTGTAGTTCTTCTCAGCTTGGTCTTTTTCTTTGCCGCGGGGTGTAGCGGTCAGGCACAGGAGACAAAATTGAGAGTAGGACTTATTCCCAACCAGTCCCCGGACAAAGTAAAGGCACAGTATGAACCGTTTCGGAAATATCTTTCCGAAAAGCTGAATATGCCTGTCGAGCTTTTTGTGGCTGTGGATTATACCGCTGTAGTGGAAGCCATGGCCAGCGGCAAGTTGGATGTTGCTTATTTTGGAGGCCTTACTTACGTTCAGGCTAAGCAAAGAGCAGAAATCTATCCCAGTGTTACAGAAATTGACCGTTATTCGCACACTACCAAATACCATAGTCTGATTATAGCACCGGCAAACAGCCCGGTGGAAACGGTTGCCGACTTGAAGGGCAAGACTTTTGCTTTCGGCGATATTAATTCAACTTCCGGTTCCTTATATCCGCGCATCATGCTTGACCGGGCGGGAATCAAAGTCCCGGAAGATTTGAAACAAGTTATATACACCGGCGGGCACGACGCTACGGCGCTAGCTGTACAAAACCAGACTGTAGATGCTGGGGGAGTCGAGGACCGTATTTTTTATACTCTGGTGGAGCAAGGTGTAATTGATCCGGACAAAGTGAAAATTATTGCCCGTTCGGACCCCATCGAAGGTTATCCCTGGGTGGTAAGAGTAGGGCTGGATAAAGACTTGGTGGAGCGCATTACGCAGGCCTTTCTAGACATGGACGACCCGGAGTTATTGAAGCTGATGCGGGCCGAGGGTTATGCCAGGGTTAGCGATGCGGACTACTTGTATATCGAAGAAGAAGCTCAGCGGCTGGGTCTGTTGCGTAAATAG
- a CDS encoding iron ABC transporter substrate-binding protein, translated as MALKAWRKRYGQIVMLSMLLVLAVILAGCGSQQPKEEGKVTEQQTSDRQPVEEKSVTVYSGRSEELVGPLFKRFEEKTGIKVQVRYGKTAELAATILEEGENSPADVFLAQDAGALGAVAQQGLFAELPAGILERVEPRFRSPEGEWVGISGRARVVVYNTDKLEEKDLPDSILEFTDPKWKGRIGWAPTNGSFQAFVTAMRVSLGEEATREWLKGILANEPRVYPKNTPIVEAVGKGEIDVGFVNHYYLFRLKKEYGDEFPAKNYYLKGGDPGALINVAGAGILKSSKQKDLAEKLITYLLSDEAQQYFADETYEYPLVEGIKIHPDLVPLSEIETPDIDLGDLSDLENTLKLLQETGVLD; from the coding sequence ATGGCTCTAAAAGCTTGGCGAAAGAGATACGGGCAGATTGTTATGCTCAGCATGCTACTGGTTTTAGCTGTCATCCTGGCAGGTTGCGGTTCTCAGCAGCCGAAGGAAGAAGGAAAGGTTACTGAGCAGCAAACTTCTGACCGGCAGCCGGTTGAGGAGAAAAGTGTTACCGTGTATTCCGGAAGAAGTGAAGAACTTGTAGGACCGCTATTCAAGCGCTTTGAAGAAAAGACCGGAATAAAGGTACAGGTGCGGTATGGAAAGACCGCCGAGCTGGCAGCGACTATTTTGGAGGAAGGAGAAAACAGTCCCGCTGATGTGTTCTTGGCACAAGATGCGGGTGCTCTGGGAGCGGTGGCCCAACAGGGGCTTTTTGCCGAGCTACCTGCCGGTATTTTGGAGAGAGTAGAACCGCGTTTCAGGTCTCCTGAAGGAGAATGGGTAGGCATATCGGGCCGCGCGCGAGTAGTCGTTTATAACACTGATAAATTAGAGGAGAAAGACCTCCCCGATTCCATTTTGGAGTTTACGGATCCCAAGTGGAAGGGCCGTATCGGTTGGGCGCCCACCAACGGTTCATTCCAGGCCTTCGTTACGGCAATGCGGGTCAGTCTGGGCGAGGAGGCAACTCGGGAATGGCTGAAGGGGATACTGGCTAATGAGCCTCGTGTCTACCCTAAAAACACTCCGATTGTAGAAGCAGTCGGGAAAGGCGAAATTGATGTCGGCTTTGTAAATCACTACTATCTTTTCCGACTGAAGAAAGAGTACGGCGATGAATTCCCGGCCAAAAATTATTATCTCAAAGGTGGCGACCCTGGAGCCTTAATTAATGTAGCGGGAGCGGGAATATTGAAATCGTCGAAGCAGAAGGATTTGGCAGAGAAATTAATAACGTACCTGCTTTCCGATGAAGCTCAACAATATTTTGCCGATGAGACTTACGAATATCCCTTAGTGGAGGGAATTAAGATCCACCCGGATCTGGTCCCGCTGTCGGAAATAGAAACGCCCGATATTGACCTGGGTGACCTGTCCGACCTCGAAAACACCCTGAAATTGTTGCAGGAGACGGGAGTTCTCGATTAA
- a CDS encoding fumarylacetoacetate hydrolase family protein, with protein MQFVRFWDGKKVQYGILRGDKITAIEGSIYGRYETTSRVYSYHDIMLLAPCEPSKVICVGLNYRDHAEELNLPLPEEPVLFLKPPSTVIGHQQDIIYPPLSNRVDYEAELGVVIGETTHRVTPEEAWEKILGYTCANDVTARDKQPKDGQWTVAKSFDTFCPLGPVIATDIDPGNLKISLTLNGEVKQSSNTNQMIFPVNELVSYISQIMTLYPGDVLITGTPSGIGPMQPGDTVTVKIEGIGSLTNRVVAG; from the coding sequence ATGCAATTTGTTCGTTTTTGGGATGGGAAGAAAGTTCAGTATGGCATCCTGCGGGGAGATAAAATTACGGCTATTGAAGGTTCTATTTACGGCAGATATGAAACTACCAGCCGGGTGTACAGTTATCACGATATTATGTTGTTGGCGCCTTGTGAGCCTTCTAAAGTAATTTGTGTCGGGCTTAACTACCGGGACCATGCCGAGGAGTTAAACCTGCCCCTTCCCGAGGAGCCGGTGCTTTTCTTGAAACCTCCTTCTACGGTTATTGGACACCAGCAGGATATAATTTATCCGCCTCTCAGCAACCGGGTGGATTACGAAGCGGAATTAGGCGTGGTTATCGGAGAAACGACCCACCGGGTCACCCCGGAGGAAGCATGGGAGAAAATCCTGGGCTATACCTGTGCCAACGATGTTACCGCACGGGATAAGCAACCGAAAGACGGCCAGTGGACGGTAGCCAAGTCTTTTGACACTTTTTGTCCTTTGGGACCGGTCATTGCCACTGATATTGATCCTGGCAACTTGAAAATATCTTTAACTTTAAACGGTGAGGTTAAACAGTCTTCCAACACCAATCAGATGATTTTCCCGGTGAACGAGCTGGTAAGTTACATATCTCAAATAATGACCTTATACCCGGGAGATGTATTAATTACCGGTACTCCCAGCGGTATTGGCCCCATGCAGCCGGGGGACACAGTAACGGTAAAAATTGAGGGGATTGGATCCCTGACCAACCGGGTAGTGGCTGGGTGA
- a CDS encoding phosphonate ABC transporter ATP-binding protein, which translates to MIAVEARNLTKIYPGGVYGLRDVNLKIEEGEMVGILGPSGAGKTTLFRLINGALHPTSGRLKILGRTMSEISLNALRELRRKLAVIYQQHNVVPSLPVVYNVLMGSGGSLSLAQTVRLFFYLRKEEREEVFAVLRELGIEDKMYSRADELSGGQQQRVAVARAIISKPQLVLADEPIASVDPGTAIKVMETLRRLNSERGTTILVSLHQIDFALRYCSRLLVFSHGRLIYDGDPGGIRAIDLYQEDFDHVRCKGIGAQQSAETKI; encoded by the coding sequence TTGATCGCTGTTGAGGCACGAAATTTAACCAAAATATACCCAGGTGGGGTATACGGGTTGCGGGATGTAAATCTAAAGATTGAAGAAGGGGAAATGGTAGGTATTTTGGGGCCCAGTGGTGCTGGGAAAACCACCCTTTTCCGCTTAATTAATGGGGCTTTGCACCCTACCAGCGGCCGCTTAAAGATTCTGGGCCGCACGATGAGTGAGATATCCTTAAATGCCCTGCGGGAACTACGTCGCAAGTTGGCAGTGATCTACCAGCAGCATAATGTCGTCCCTTCCCTGCCGGTGGTGTATAACGTTTTAATGGGTTCTGGTGGTTCGTTATCGTTGGCGCAAACTGTTCGACTGTTTTTTTATTTAAGGAAGGAAGAACGAGAAGAAGTTTTTGCGGTTCTGCGAGAACTGGGGATTGAAGATAAAATGTACTCCCGGGCCGATGAACTTTCAGGAGGCCAGCAGCAGAGAGTAGCGGTTGCAAGGGCCATTATTTCTAAACCTCAGCTGGTGCTGGCGGATGAACCGATTGCGTCGGTGGACCCGGGTACAGCCATTAAGGTGATGGAAACATTGCGCCGCCTTAACAGCGAACGAGGTACAACTATTCTGGTGAGCCTGCATCAGATAGACTTTGCTTTGCGGTATTGTTCCCGGTTGCTGGTTTTTTCGCACGGCCGTCTCATTTATGATGGAGACCCTGGTGGAATCAGAGCAATTGACCTTTATCAGGAGGATTTCGACCATGTCCGGTGTAAAGGAATTGGAGCTCAACAGTCCGCTGAAACCAAAATTTAG
- the aroH gene encoding chorismate mutase, producing MYVRGIRGATSVTENSEKEIIEATKELLLKLVEANEVKPEDIASIFFTVTDDLNASFPAAAARALGWTRVPLLCATEISVPGSIPSVIRVLMHVNTLKSQEEIKHIYLREAANLRKDLVAIDEKEE from the coding sequence ATGTATGTCCGCGGCATCCGCGGAGCCACCTCCGTTACGGAGAACAGCGAAAAGGAAATTATTGAAGCCACTAAAGAACTACTGCTAAAGTTGGTAGAGGCAAATGAAGTCAAACCGGAAGATATAGCTAGCATATTCTTCACCGTTACCGATGACCTGAATGCCAGCTTTCCGGCTGCTGCTGCCCGAGCCTTGGGTTGGACGCGGGTACCCCTTTTGTGTGCGACGGAGATAAGTGTACCCGGTAGCATTCCTAGTGTAATCAGGGTACTGATGCATGTGAACACCTTAAAATCTCAGGAGGAGATCAAACATATTTACTTAAGAGAAGCGGCAAATTTGAGAAAAGACCTGGTTGCAATTGACGAAAAGGAAGAATAA
- a CDS encoding ABC transporter ATP-binding protein, with translation MDRGAPVGDFAIRCHEITKYFGHFCAVDSIDLTLRRGEILCLLGPSGCGKTTVLRMIAGLERVDEGIIRTGKRVLSSKHCHVPPEARNIGIVFQDYALFPHMTVEQNVSYGLRNSSRARVEEVLKLVGLDGLGSRMPHELSGGQQQRVAVARALAPRPEVILFDEPFSNLDAGLRRRLRSDIRRILKEEKASAIFVTHDQEEALSLADRLVVMWEGKVLQHGSPYEVYSRPSTREVATLVGEANFLRGEIRGGKVYCELGVFDFERAGLVKADVSEDGEGPVEVMIRPENLELRPVKGGKARVISCEYFGHHQLVQVQLPSGIQLSCRLRPDRAFEPGCQVEILVIGKPVVYPL, from the coding sequence TTGGATAGGGGAGCGCCAGTGGGAGATTTTGCTATCCGGTGTCACGAGATAACGAAATACTTTGGACATTTTTGCGCTGTGGACAGTATAGATTTAACTTTGCGCAGGGGGGAAATTCTCTGCCTGCTGGGCCCCAGCGGGTGCGGTAAGACTACTGTTTTGCGGATGATTGCCGGGCTGGAGAGAGTGGACGAAGGAATAATCAGGACGGGTAAGAGAGTGTTGTCCAGCAAACATTGTCATGTCCCTCCGGAAGCAAGGAACATTGGAATTGTCTTTCAGGATTATGCCCTGTTTCCCCACATGACGGTAGAACAGAACGTGAGTTACGGATTGCGGAACTCCTCGCGGGCCAGGGTTGAGGAAGTCCTGAAATTGGTGGGTCTTGACGGTCTGGGATCCCGTATGCCGCATGAACTTTCCGGTGGCCAGCAGCAGCGTGTGGCTGTGGCCAGGGCTCTGGCGCCCCGACCGGAGGTAATTCTTTTTGACGAGCCCTTTTCCAATTTGGACGCCGGGCTACGCAGGAGGCTGCGTTCAGATATCCGACGCATTTTGAAGGAAGAGAAAGCATCGGCAATTTTTGTTACCCATGATCAGGAGGAAGCTTTAAGCCTTGCGGACCGGCTGGTGGTTATGTGGGAGGGAAAAGTGTTGCAGCACGGTTCTCCCTATGAGGTGTATTCTCGTCCTTCAACTCGAGAGGTAGCCACCCTGGTAGGGGAAGCAAACTTCCTTAGGGGAGAAATCAGAGGCGGAAAGGTCTACTGTGAGCTGGGAGTGTTTGATTTTGAACGGGCCGGTCTGGTAAAAGCCGATGTGTCCGAAGATGGGGAAGGCCCGGTGGAGGTAATGATTCGACCGGAGAATCTGGAACTACGTCCGGTTAAAGGGGGCAAAGCCAGGGTCATATCGTGTGAGTACTTTGGCCACCACCAGCTAGTCCAGGTTCAGCTTCCATCCGGAATACAGCTTTCCTGCCGCTTAAGGCCGGACCGGGCTTTTGAACCGGGCTGCCAGGTCGAAATACTGGTAATAGGTAAACCGGTAGTATACCCGCTTTAA
- a CDS encoding DnaJ family domain-containing protein — protein sequence MDIFEKIAEDKIREAMEKGEFDNLSGKGKPLELEDLSRVPEELRAGYKILKNAGILPEELELKKEIISLQDLINCCYEEEEKQLLTQKLSEKILRFNILMEKRRVKNAALRYYKNRIYQKLGY from the coding sequence ATGGATATTTTTGAAAAAATTGCTGAAGACAAGATCCGTGAAGCGATGGAAAAAGGTGAATTTGATAACCTTTCCGGTAAAGGGAAGCCTTTGGAACTGGAAGACCTGTCCCGTGTTCCTGAGGAACTGCGGGCCGGGTATAAAATTCTTAAAAATGCCGGTATTTTACCGGAAGAATTAGAGCTCAAAAAGGAGATCATTTCCCTGCAGGATTTAATAAACTGTTGTTATGAGGAAGAGGAAAAACAATTATTAACCCAAAAATTAAGCGAGAAAATTTTACGCTTTAACATTCTCATGGAGAAGAGAAGGGTAAAAAATGCTGCCCTGCGTTATTATAAGAACAGGATTTATCAAAAATTAGGTTACTGA
- a CDS encoding ABC transporter permease — protein sequence MKVYGHRHFNLLWFPAILVAGSLCLPLAYLLIRTLEAGPGVWEQIVRPQTWKLILNTTVLVVSVTVAAVAVALPLAWLTTRTDLPFQRLWTVLATLPLVIPSYVGAYTFVGALGPKGMVQQMLEGPLGIQRLPDIYGFPGAFLVLTLLTYPYLFLNVREALQNIDPALEEVSQTLEHDRWSTFWRITFPQLRPALAAGGLLVALYTLSDFGAVSMLQYNTFTRAIYTQYQAAFNRSYAAALGLILVLLSIIILYAEMRVRSRAKYYRTDSGARRYPPRVALGAWRWPALLFCGGIVFFSLVIPVLTIAYWLVRGVAAGESLRLLLKPVWNSFYISAVAAVVTAVAALPVMLLSVRKPGKLSHALERLTYIGYGQPGVAIALALVFFGIKYARPLYQTMTLLVFAYMVQFLPQAGGAIRASLLRINPRIEEAARSLGRSSMEVMATITWPLMRSGFFGGMIIVFLSVMKELPITMILGPTGFQTLATVVWGAMEEGFYARAALPSLLLVLVSLLSVTGLLKRIDR from the coding sequence ATGAAAGTCTACGGTCACCGGCATTTCAATTTGCTCTGGTTCCCCGCTATATTGGTAGCGGGGAGCCTCTGTTTACCTTTAGCGTATCTTTTAATAAGGACACTGGAGGCTGGACCGGGAGTTTGGGAACAAATTGTTAGACCTCAAACCTGGAAACTCATTCTGAACACCACAGTTCTAGTTGTGTCCGTAACCGTAGCTGCGGTGGCTGTTGCTTTACCTCTGGCCTGGTTGACTACCCGTACCGATTTACCTTTTCAGAGGCTCTGGACAGTACTCGCCACGCTTCCGCTGGTTATCCCCAGTTACGTCGGTGCGTACACTTTTGTCGGAGCGCTGGGGCCAAAGGGTATGGTACAACAAATGCTGGAAGGGCCTTTGGGCATACAGCGTTTGCCGGATATCTACGGCTTTCCCGGGGCCTTCTTAGTTCTGACCTTGTTAACTTATCCTTATCTTTTTTTAAATGTTCGAGAAGCACTGCAGAACATTGACCCTGCACTGGAGGAAGTATCGCAAACCCTGGAACATGACCGCTGGTCTACTTTCTGGCGGATAACGTTTCCCCAATTGCGCCCGGCTTTAGCGGCGGGTGGTTTGTTGGTGGCTTTGTATACTCTGAGTGATTTCGGTGCAGTTTCCATGCTGCAGTACAATACCTTTACCCGCGCCATTTATACTCAGTATCAGGCTGCTTTCAACCGGAGTTACGCGGCGGCGTTGGGCCTTATTTTGGTGTTGTTGAGCATTATAATTCTGTATGCCGAAATGCGGGTCAGGTCGAGGGCCAAGTATTATCGAACCGATAGCGGGGCCCGTCGTTATCCTCCCCGGGTTGCGTTGGGTGCTTGGCGCTGGCCGGCACTCTTGTTCTGCGGGGGAATTGTGTTTTTTTCTCTGGTTATCCCGGTATTAACTATTGCATACTGGTTAGTTCGCGGTGTGGCAGCAGGAGAAAGTTTGCGTTTGCTTTTGAAACCGGTCTGGAACTCCTTTTATATCTCAGCCGTAGCTGCAGTAGTTACTGCTGTAGCAGCGTTACCAGTAATGCTATTATCTGTACGCAAGCCCGGCAAGCTCAGCCATGCCCTGGAACGTCTAACCTACATCGGCTATGGACAGCCCGGAGTTGCCATAGCACTTGCCTTGGTTTTCTTCGGGATAAAATACGCCCGGCCTTTATACCAGACAATGACCCTCCTGGTATTTGCATATATGGTCCAGTTTTTGCCTCAAGCAGGCGGTGCAATCCGTGCTTCTTTGTTGCGGATCAACCCGAGAATTGAGGAAGCGGCCAGAAGCCTTGGACGTAGCAGCATGGAAGTAATGGCAACCATTACCTGGCCTTTGATGCGTTCGGGATTTTTTGGGGGAATGATTATTGTCTTCCTGTCGGTAATGAAAGAATTACCGATAACCATGATATTGGGCCCTACAGGGTTTCAAACCCTGGCTACCGTTGTATGGGGGGCCATGGAAGAAGGTTTTTATGCCCGGGCTGCCTTGCCTTCGCTCCTGCTAGTTCTGGTTTCCTTGCTATCCGTTACTGGCCTGCTAAAACGCATAGATCGCTGA